One stretch of Chitinophaga pendula DNA includes these proteins:
- a CDS encoding DUF695 domain-containing protein translates to MLNDYQPDWDIYPCRIEENPAIIGLDLDLRRFAPLKEMPHAIYISVYLNNPREDGFPQGEEFNKLGEIEDALVHSLKSKLDAQFVGRTISNGVRDFYFYAGDTLLHDKFISDVMIGFPDYRYDYGVKEDKTWELYFDYLFPDMHEFQRIQNRRVLRTLQQHGDLPDIERPIDHWIYFKQDAERERFREHIEKEKFTVTEVRTKEGAEEYPLVLQICRTDKTDEETIDRVVMELWILAQECNAYYDGWETVIVKEKEQSNPH, encoded by the coding sequence ATGCTTAACGACTACCAACCGGATTGGGACATTTACCCGTGCCGCATCGAAGAAAATCCGGCGATTATTGGACTGGACCTGGACTTGCGGCGGTTTGCACCGCTTAAGGAAATGCCGCATGCAATTTATATTTCTGTATACCTGAATAATCCCCGGGAAGATGGTTTCCCTCAAGGTGAAGAATTCAATAAACTGGGAGAGATCGAAGATGCACTCGTACATTCGCTCAAATCAAAACTGGATGCTCAGTTTGTAGGACGTACCATCTCTAATGGTGTAAGAGACTTCTATTTCTATGCCGGCGACACCTTACTGCACGACAAATTCATATCCGATGTAATGATCGGATTCCCCGATTACAGATATGATTATGGCGTAAAAGAAGATAAAACCTGGGAACTGTACTTCGACTACCTGTTTCCCGATATGCACGAATTTCAACGCATCCAAAACCGCCGTGTATTACGCACCCTGCAACAACATGGCGACCTCCCAGACATAGAACGCCCGATCGATCACTGGATATACTTCAAACAAGACGCAGAACGCGAACGCTTCCGCGAACATATCGAAAAAGAAAAGTTCACCGTCACAGAAGTCCGTACCAAAGAAGGCGCCGAAGAATACCCATTGGTATTACAGATCTGCCGCACCGACAAAACAGATGAAGAAACCATCGATCGGGTCGTAATGGAACTCTGGATACTCGCGCAGGAATGCAACGCCTACTACGATGGCTGGGAAACCGTGATCGTAAAAGAAAAAGAACAAAGTAACCCCCACTGA
- a CDS encoding TonB-dependent receptor domain-containing protein, with amino-acid sequence MATTRKFVMLMLGICCWLNNNIYAQQAPAQKNGNAEKGTVYGKLLDGQTNKPVEYASVALLRADSSVLTGMLSKGNGDFLFEQVPLGKYLLKVNFIGYTTIYKAVHLTAQSTRMDAGNIKLQANVKSLTGVEVVGEKPTFTMAIDKRVFNVDKNIASIGGTATDVLKQVPSVNVDIDGNVSIRNGSPTIFVDGRPTTLTLDQIPADAIASVEVVTNPSAKYDAEGVSGILNIVLKKNRKAGINGSVNGGLGTVGSANGGIDLSVRQEKFNFFVSYNIRRRKGSVNSHLFRKNISADTTTFLDQYQDGDMLRQFQYGRIGADWFIDNRNTLTLSQGLVGGNFNNYNDQTLYDLSQQQQRVRYGKGIDNSERGFRNYTTQLGYKHTFAKEGKELTADVTFNTANSKDRTDYSVQYFDMGGHAIDQPRRPELRYGNGKGNTTYWTGQIDFVNPLSEHAKLEMGLRSVLRTFENNLATLGKDFTTGTFSLDSALSNDYHYREQVNAAYATFSGTKKDFGYQVGLRAEQSFYTGTMQGVKEVSYKTNYPVSLFPSLFLSQKLKGDNEFQLNYSRRIRRPWFRDLLPNLEYNAQTASRGNPGLRPEFTNSFELSYLKDFNHKHNILVSVYFRNTNNAITSFYVDTTLTLNSQQQKVVLSYPINAATRNSYGAEFTVRNQLTSWWDVTTNLNIAQTKINADNVGQNISNQGFIWFGKINSNTKLPWNTTLQVSGEYESKEILPQGENAPQYSMDMAIKKEFLKNKALAISLGLNDIFNTDRNLSYTRTSFSDQERYRKRATRELRLNVSYRFGKMDTHLFKKKNKEEGGPQHGGQEEGFQ; translated from the coding sequence ATGGCGACCACGAGAAAATTTGTTATGTTGATGTTAGGGATATGCTGCTGGCTAAATAATAATATATATGCCCAGCAGGCGCCTGCACAAAAGAATGGGAATGCAGAAAAAGGTACTGTATATGGCAAACTGCTGGACGGTCAAACTAATAAACCAGTGGAGTATGCATCAGTCGCTTTACTCCGGGCTGATTCGAGCGTCCTCACCGGTATGCTTTCCAAGGGGAACGGGGACTTTCTTTTTGAGCAGGTACCTTTAGGGAAGTACTTGTTGAAGGTGAATTTTATCGGTTATACAACTATCTATAAGGCGGTCCATCTTACGGCACAAAGTACTCGCATGGATGCCGGCAATATTAAACTGCAAGCCAATGTTAAATCTCTTACCGGTGTTGAAGTGGTTGGCGAGAAGCCTACTTTTACAATGGCTATAGATAAGCGTGTGTTCAATGTAGATAAAAACATTGCCAGTATAGGTGGTACTGCTACGGATGTACTGAAACAAGTACCATCTGTGAATGTGGATATAGACGGCAATGTGTCTATCCGCAATGGCAGTCCGACCATCTTTGTGGACGGGCGGCCGACTACGCTTACGCTTGACCAGATACCGGCAGATGCTATTGCTTCGGTAGAAGTGGTGACGAATCCATCTGCCAAATATGATGCGGAAGGGGTTAGCGGTATTCTCAACATTGTACTTAAGAAGAATCGTAAGGCCGGTATCAACGGCAGTGTCAATGGTGGATTGGGTACGGTAGGATCTGCCAATGGCGGTATTGACCTTAGTGTACGGCAGGAGAAGTTCAATTTTTTTGTCAGTTATAATATAAGACGCCGTAAAGGATCTGTTAACTCACATCTGTTCCGTAAAAACATCAGTGCGGACACGACTACTTTCCTGGATCAGTACCAGGACGGTGATATGTTGCGGCAATTCCAATACGGTCGTATCGGTGCGGACTGGTTTATTGATAACCGCAATACGCTGACGCTGTCGCAAGGACTGGTAGGTGGTAATTTCAACAACTACAATGACCAGACCTTGTACGACCTTAGCCAGCAGCAACAGCGGGTACGCTATGGAAAGGGGATTGACAACAGCGAGCGCGGCTTCCGTAACTACACTACACAGCTGGGTTATAAACATACTTTTGCCAAGGAAGGAAAGGAACTGACTGCTGACGTGACCTTTAATACTGCCAACAGTAAGGACCGTACCGATTATAGTGTGCAATACTTTGACATGGGCGGGCATGCCATCGATCAACCCCGGCGGCCGGAGTTGCGATATGGTAACGGTAAGGGTAATACGACTTACTGGACGGGTCAGATAGATTTCGTGAATCCACTATCTGAGCATGCAAAGCTGGAGATGGGGTTACGTTCGGTATTGAGGACGTTTGAGAACAACCTGGCTACCCTGGGTAAAGATTTTACAACCGGCACCTTCTCCTTAGACAGTGCTCTTTCCAATGATTATCATTACCGGGAGCAGGTAAATGCGGCCTATGCGACATTCAGCGGTACTAAGAAGGACTTCGGATACCAGGTAGGGTTGAGAGCGGAGCAGTCGTTCTATACGGGTACGATGCAGGGAGTTAAAGAGGTCTCCTATAAAACGAACTATCCTGTCAGTCTTTTCCCGAGTTTGTTCCTTTCTCAAAAATTAAAAGGAGATAATGAGTTCCAGCTAAACTATAGCCGTCGTATACGTCGCCCCTGGTTCAGGGACCTGCTGCCTAACCTGGAGTATAATGCCCAGACGGCCAGTCGTGGTAATCCGGGACTGAGGCCGGAGTTTACCAACTCATTTGAGTTGTCGTATCTGAAGGATTTTAACCATAAACATAACATCCTGGTGTCGGTATATTTCCGGAATACGAATAACGCCATTACCAGTTTTTATGTAGATACGACACTTACGTTGAATAGTCAACAGCAGAAGGTGGTATTATCCTATCCTATCAATGCTGCGACCCGTAATTCTTACGGGGCAGAGTTCACGGTTCGTAACCAGCTGACATCCTGGTGGGATGTGACGACCAACCTGAATATCGCGCAGACGAAGATCAATGCGGATAATGTGGGACAAAATATCAGCAATCAGGGTTTCATCTGGTTTGGTAAGATCAACAGCAATACGAAACTGCCCTGGAATACTACTTTGCAGGTAAGTGGGGAGTATGAATCGAAGGAAATATTGCCGCAAGGGGAGAATGCACCACAGTATTCGATGGACATGGCTATCAAAAAGGAATTCCTGAAAAACAAGGCGCTGGCTATTTCATTAGGGTTGAACGACATTTTCAATACGGACCGTAACCTGAGTTATACGCGGACGAGTTTCTCCGACCAGGAGCGTTATCGTAAGCGGGCAACCCGTGAATTGCGGCTGAATGTATCTTATCGTTTTGGTAAGATGGATACACACTTGTTCAAAAAGAAGAACAAAGAAGAGGGAGGTCCTCAGCATGGGGGGCAGGAAGAAGGTTTTCAGTAA
- a CDS encoding acyl-CoA thioesterase, with amino-acid sequence MSKTTTLRFLAQPSDVNFGGKVHGGAVMKWIDQAGFACAANWSGQYCVTVYVGGIRFFKPIAIGDLVEIQAAVIYTGNTSMHIAIDVYAGNPRQQGKTKTTHCVMVFAAVDDQGQTIPVPKWTPATEDEIRLEIYARKLMDLRKDIDEEMKQYL; translated from the coding sequence ATGAGTAAAACGACTACGCTGCGTTTTCTGGCGCAGCCATCAGATGTTAATTTTGGCGGGAAGGTACACGGAGGGGCGGTCATGAAATGGATCGATCAGGCGGGCTTTGCCTGTGCTGCTAACTGGAGTGGGCAGTATTGTGTGACGGTTTATGTTGGCGGCATCCGTTTTTTTAAACCGATAGCCATCGGTGATCTTGTAGAAATACAGGCTGCCGTTATCTATACGGGGAATACCAGTATGCACATTGCTATTGATGTATATGCGGGCAATCCCAGGCAGCAGGGCAAGACAAAGACCACCCACTGTGTGATGGTGTTTGCTGCTGTAGACGATCAGGGGCAGACGATACCGGTACCTAAGTGGACGCCGGCGACGGAAGATGAGATCCGCCTGGAAATATATGCGCGTAAGCTGATGGATCTTCGTAAGGACATTGACGAGGAAATGAAACAGTACCTGTAA
- a CDS encoding ABC transporter ATP-binding protein — METKEEKKEPRKKISLKKTLRLYKYVKPYLFEFIIGMIFLFISSVANLAFPKLLGDLVDSGSKGHLMQDINRIGLLLVLILGGQAIFSFFRVILFVNVTEKTLASLRQNIYSHMIRLPMKFFVSRRVGELSSRISSDISLLQETFTMTIAEFIRQLIIIVGGIVLLVSTSVQLTLLMLTIIPVILLVAMAFGKAIRKYAKDIQTQVAESNTIVEETLQGVLNVKAFVNEFYEMKRYKNKTSEAARLGIKGGKYRAAFSSFLIMAIFGAMVAVIWRGAMLITAGELATGQLFSFIIYSGFIGGSASGLAEVYASIQRSIGATENLLEILDEPMEPLTEQIQLAPEDVLEGRISFRHVSFHYPSREDIKVLDDVSFNVSADQQVALVGPSGAGKSTIVSMLLRLYDPVHGSIYFDGRDGKSYPLSALRSQMAVVLQDVFLFGGTIRENIAYGKPGATEEEITHAAKQANALDFITNFPAGMETVVGERGIQLSGGQRQRIAIARAVLKNPRILILDEATSALDAESERLVQDALDKLMEGRTSIVIAHRLATVRKADKIIVMDRGQIVEEGTHKELITVDGGLYKNLSEMQFTN, encoded by the coding sequence ATGGAGACTAAAGAAGAAAAAAAAGAACCACGAAAGAAGATCTCTTTGAAGAAAACCCTGCGATTGTACAAGTATGTTAAACCCTATTTGTTCGAATTCATCATCGGTATGATCTTTCTGTTCATATCAAGCGTAGCCAACTTAGCTTTTCCAAAATTATTAGGCGACCTGGTCGATTCTGGCAGCAAAGGTCACCTCATGCAGGACATTAATCGTATTGGATTATTGCTCGTACTGATATTAGGTGGTCAGGCAATATTCTCCTTTTTCCGCGTGATACTCTTTGTCAACGTCACCGAAAAAACACTGGCCTCCCTGCGCCAGAATATATACAGCCACATGATACGGCTACCGATGAAGTTTTTCGTAAGCCGCCGGGTAGGGGAGTTAAGCAGCCGTATCTCCTCAGATATATCCTTATTGCAGGAAACATTCACGATGACCATCGCAGAATTCATCCGCCAGCTGATCATCATCGTAGGAGGTATCGTACTGCTCGTAAGTACATCCGTACAACTGACCCTCCTGATGCTGACCATCATACCGGTAATATTATTGGTCGCCATGGCCTTCGGTAAAGCAATCCGCAAATATGCCAAAGACATTCAGACCCAGGTGGCAGAGTCAAATACCATCGTAGAAGAAACATTACAAGGCGTACTCAATGTAAAAGCTTTTGTCAACGAATTCTACGAAATGAAACGTTACAAAAACAAAACCTCCGAAGCGGCCCGCTTGGGTATCAAAGGAGGTAAATACCGCGCCGCCTTCTCTTCCTTCCTCATCATGGCCATATTCGGTGCCATGGTAGCAGTAATATGGAGAGGCGCCATGCTTATCACCGCCGGCGAACTGGCCACAGGACAATTGTTCTCCTTTATTATATACTCCGGATTTATCGGGGGCTCGGCATCCGGCCTGGCAGAAGTATATGCCAGTATCCAACGTAGCATCGGAGCCACCGAAAACCTGCTGGAAATACTCGACGAACCAATGGAACCTTTGACAGAACAGATACAATTGGCCCCCGAAGATGTGCTGGAAGGTCGTATCAGCTTCAGACATGTGTCGTTCCACTACCCGTCAAGAGAAGATATAAAAGTGCTGGATGACGTATCCTTCAATGTCAGCGCAGACCAGCAAGTAGCTTTGGTAGGCCCCAGCGGTGCCGGCAAAAGTACCATCGTTTCTATGCTACTTCGTCTATATGATCCCGTACACGGTTCCATTTATTTCGATGGCCGCGATGGAAAATCCTACCCCTTGTCCGCATTACGTAGTCAAATGGCCGTAGTACTGCAAGACGTATTCCTGTTCGGTGGTACCATCCGTGAAAATATCGCCTACGGAAAACCTGGCGCCACAGAAGAAGAGATCACACATGCCGCCAAACAAGCCAACGCACTGGACTTCATCACTAACTTCCCGGCAGGAATGGAAACGGTAGTAGGAGAGAGAGGTATTCAGCTCTCCGGTGGACAACGCCAGCGCATCGCCATCGCCAGAGCCGTATTGAAAAATCCTCGCATCCTCATACTCGACGAAGCAACATCAGCACTGGATGCAGAATCAGAAAGACTGGTACAAGACGCACTGGACAAACTAATGGAAGGACGCACCTCCATCGTCATCGCTCACCGGCTCGCAACCGTCCGCAAAGCAGATAAGATCATCGTAATGGATCGCGGACAGATCGTAGAAGAAGGCACACACAAAGAGTTGATCACTGTAGATGGAGGACTGTACAAAAACCTTAGCGAAATGCAGTTCACAAACTAA
- a CDS encoding MgtC/SapB family protein, with amino-acid sequence MKDILHIIEEDQLFKITVALVLGAILGLEREYKRKAAGIRTMTLICVSSTLFTILSAELGYPASADRVASNILTGVGFIGAGVIFKGDFTIDGITTAATIWIAAALGMAVGINHYWLATFTLMASLLVLLGMKQVEGYISRWNDKRTYTIIYYREHPIPEQLDQQFRNLGLKSKKMLSVRRETLIEDKYEVTGKLKSITAFNDYLLQHPDIREFEVLTNPL; translated from the coding sequence ATGAAGGATATTTTACATATCATAGAAGAGGATCAGCTGTTTAAAATTACAGTTGCGCTTGTATTGGGAGCTATTCTGGGTCTTGAGCGTGAATACAAGCGAAAGGCTGCCGGCATACGGACTATGACACTGATCTGTGTAAGCAGTACTTTGTTTACGATACTTTCTGCAGAACTAGGATATCCTGCCAGTGCGGATCGTGTGGCTTCCAATATCCTCACGGGTGTTGGCTTCATAGGTGCGGGTGTTATTTTCAAGGGGGATTTCACCATTGACGGTATCACTACTGCAGCTACTATCTGGATTGCGGCGGCCCTTGGAATGGCAGTAGGCATTAATCACTATTGGTTGGCTACCTTTACATTAATGGCCTCCCTGCTTGTGTTGCTGGGTATGAAACAGGTCGAAGGATATATTTCCCGCTGGAATGACAAACGCACATATACTATAATATACTATAGGGAGCACCCGATCCCGGAGCAACTGGATCAGCAATTCAGGAATCTGGGTCTTAAGTCTAAAAAGATGCTCTCTGTGCGTCGGGAGACGCTCATAGAAGATAAATATGAAGTGACAGGGAAACTGAAAAGTATTACTGCCTTCAATGATTATCTGCTGCAACATCCGGACATCCGGGAGTTTGAAGTATTGACGAACCCGCTTTGA
- a CDS encoding DUF763 domain-containing protein, which translates to MAYSHADLPLHYGHVPPWLAQRMSYLGGAIVTAIVTDYGKGEVLRRLSDPCWFQALGCVLGMDWHSSGITTSVMGALKKAINPISHELGIYICGGKGRHSRQTPAELLAIAERTGLPGDALVRSSKLTAKVDNTAIQDGFQLYLHNFILSDEGEWAVVQQGMHDSNGMARRYHWHSSAFQSYTEAPHTFIYGRNQGQILNLTDKEAGDTKNAMLQLIQESPAQLIPAIRQLLMPSHHDVRTKDVDLKRLGTVLALAHDRQLLDFDALLLLEGVGPRTLQSLTLVSEVIHGTPSRFTDPARFSFAHGGKDGHPFPVPVNIYDETITVLKDAVSKARIGQSDKADAIRKLSTMAANMEEHFEPDASLDELIKHEQQTSWQHGGRTVMGKVPPPQKTDGPQQLSLF; encoded by the coding sequence ATGGCTTACTCACACGCAGATCTACCATTACATTACGGTCATGTACCACCCTGGCTGGCTCAACGTATGAGTTACCTGGGAGGGGCAATCGTTACGGCTATCGTCACTGACTACGGTAAGGGAGAAGTACTGCGCCGGCTCAGTGATCCTTGCTGGTTCCAGGCATTGGGATGCGTGTTGGGGATGGACTGGCATTCTTCGGGCATTACGACCAGTGTCATGGGTGCGTTGAAGAAAGCGATCAATCCTATTTCTCATGAGTTGGGTATTTATATCTGTGGGGGCAAGGGCCGACATTCCCGGCAGACACCAGCCGAACTACTGGCTATAGCCGAACGGACCGGTCTGCCAGGAGATGCGCTGGTACGTAGCAGTAAACTTACGGCCAAAGTAGACAACACTGCCATTCAGGATGGCTTCCAGTTATACCTGCACAATTTTATTTTGAGTGATGAAGGAGAATGGGCGGTTGTACAACAAGGAATGCACGACAGTAATGGTATGGCCCGTCGTTACCACTGGCATAGCTCGGCATTTCAGTCTTATACGGAGGCGCCACATACCTTTATATATGGACGGAACCAGGGTCAGATACTTAACCTGACTGATAAGGAGGCTGGTGATACTAAAAATGCGATGCTACAGTTGATACAGGAGTCACCCGCTCAACTTATACCAGCGATCAGGCAACTGCTGATGCCTTCACACCATGATGTACGTACGAAGGATGTGGACCTGAAGCGGCTGGGTACTGTACTGGCGCTTGCGCATGACCGGCAGCTACTGGATTTTGACGCTCTCCTATTATTAGAAGGTGTGGGACCGAGAACGTTACAATCGCTGACCCTTGTCAGCGAGGTCATACACGGTACACCCTCCCGTTTTACGGATCCGGCGCGTTTTTCTTTTGCGCACGGCGGGAAGGACGGACATCCGTTCCCGGTACCGGTGAATATTTATGATGAGACCATCACTGTATTGAAAGATGCCGTCAGCAAGGCACGTATCGGTCAGTCGGACAAAGCGGACGCTATCCGAAAGCTCAGTACGATGGCAGCCAACATGGAGGAGCATTTTGAACCCGATGCATCGCTGGATGAGCTGATAAAGCATGAACAACAGACTTCCTGGCAACATGGTGGGCGCACTGTGATGGGCAAAGTACCTCCACCCCAAAAAACAGATGGACCGCAGCAACTCAGTTTGTTTTAA
- the nfi gene encoding deoxyribonuclease V (cleaves DNA at apurinic or apyrimidinic sites), with translation MQYDNISVPEATRIQQELRTRTLIQERDFPVNIIAGADISFNKFSTTVYAGIVLLRFPELRPIGYCLVKQEVHFPYVPGYLAFREVPALLAAWEQLEHKPDVLVVDGHGIAHPRRMGIAAHFGALTGQATIGCAKKLLFGTYTDPGSHRGDYTPLLDKGEVIGAVLRTKDHVKPVFISPGHRLDVRDSISLIHQCIGKYRLPEPTRLAHNAVNQFRTGILPEGCVDVS, from the coding sequence ATGCAATACGACAACATCAGCGTACCGGAGGCTACCCGGATACAGCAAGAATTGAGAACGCGTACTTTGATACAGGAACGCGACTTTCCTGTTAACATCATCGCCGGGGCGGATATTTCCTTTAATAAATTCAGTACTACCGTTTATGCCGGTATTGTCTTGTTAAGATTTCCGGAATTGCGTCCCATTGGTTATTGCCTGGTAAAACAGGAAGTACATTTTCCATATGTACCCGGTTATCTTGCTTTCCGGGAGGTGCCGGCTTTATTAGCGGCCTGGGAGCAGCTGGAACATAAACCGGATGTGCTGGTGGTAGATGGCCATGGGATCGCGCATCCTCGCCGGATGGGCATAGCTGCCCATTTTGGAGCACTCACAGGACAGGCGACTATCGGCTGTGCCAAAAAGCTGTTATTTGGTACCTATACTGACCCCGGTTCCCACCGCGGCGACTATACGCCGTTATTGGATAAAGGAGAGGTTATTGGTGCGGTACTCCGGACCAAGGATCATGTAAAGCCGGTGTTTATATCTCCAGGTCATCGCCTGGATGTGAGGGATAGTATATCGCTTATTCATCAATGTATTGGTAAGTATCGTTTGCCGGAGCCGACCCGGCTAGCCCATAATGCGGTCAATCAATTCCGTACCGGTATCTTGCCGGAAGGCTGTGTTGACGTGAGCTGA
- a CDS encoding TIGR03915 family putative DNA repair protein — MTTWLYDGSFDGFLSAVFDLYWQRRSDVRICKELAYVPSLFGPAIFMPTVMANAERVWAGLRKRLSATGLEQLFACYLAEIPREEDNMVGFIRHVFAGSENVETDFGNAYVLRVSQLSRMVHREKHRMEAFVRFQHTAEGVYYAVIEPDYNVLPLITGHFKERYADQDWLIYDLRRHYGIYYNHKKDVVDTVNLQFKPAYLGGRDVTAVWSPDEALYQQLWQTYFREANIPARSNRRLHLQHVPRRYWKYLTEKHPPR; from the coding sequence ATGACTACCTGGCTTTATGACGGTTCTTTTGACGGTTTCCTGTCGGCGGTCTTCGACCTGTACTGGCAACGCCGGTCAGATGTACGTATTTGCAAAGAGCTGGCTTATGTGCCGTCTCTTTTTGGCCCGGCCATCTTTATGCCAACCGTAATGGCCAACGCAGAAAGGGTATGGGCCGGACTACGAAAAAGACTTTCTGCAACAGGACTGGAACAACTGTTTGCATGTTACCTGGCAGAGATACCAAGAGAAGAAGATAATATGGTGGGATTTATCCGGCATGTATTCGCCGGATCTGAAAATGTCGAAACGGATTTTGGTAACGCCTATGTACTCCGGGTATCTCAGCTTTCCCGGATGGTACACCGGGAGAAACATCGCATGGAAGCGTTTGTACGTTTCCAGCATACCGCGGAAGGCGTTTATTACGCAGTAATAGAACCGGATTACAATGTACTACCCCTGATCACAGGCCATTTTAAAGAGCGGTACGCAGATCAGGACTGGCTGATCTATGACCTGCGTCGTCACTATGGTATATATTATAATCATAAAAAAGACGTCGTCGATACGGTCAACCTGCAGTTTAAACCTGCCTATTTGGGTGGCAGGGACGTAACTGCTGTATGGAGTCCGGACGAAGCCCTTTATCAACAGCTATGGCAAACTTATTTCCGCGAAGCTAATATACCAGCTCGTAGTAACCGTCGCCTGCATCTGCAGCATGTACCCCGGCGATATTGGAAATACCTGACAGAAAAACATCCTCCTCGATAA
- a CDS encoding putative DNA modification/repair radical SAM protein: protein MSERILEKLSILADAAKYDVSCASSGSDRKNHNKGLGNAHPGMGICHTYTADGRCVSLLKVLMTNHCIYDCAYCVSRKSNDIKRAAFTVQEIVDLTINFYRRNYIEGLFLSSGIFKDPDYTMERLVLVAKKLRTEHRFNGYIHLKAIPGISPELTHEAGLYADRLSVNLEIPTEAGLKLLAPEKDRAAMIRPMRYLQQEITRFESEQQTMKHVPKFAPAGQSTQLIVGAGQETDRDIISLADHFYRQFRLKRVYYSGYVPVTTDARLPALQSKVPLIREHRLYQADWLLRFYGFGPQELLSDQHPDLDQDVDPKLGWALRNLHWFPVDINRADRLLLARVPGIGMPTVKRICEARRFGDLNWEQVKKMGIMANRAQYFVSCKGLPPSRGDLNAQQIKRRIIDPAAQQLSLF from the coding sequence ATGTCTGAGCGTATCCTGGAAAAATTATCCATTCTGGCCGATGCCGCCAAATATGATGTATCCTGTGCATCCAGTGGCAGCGACCGCAAGAATCATAATAAAGGGTTGGGAAATGCACACCCTGGTATGGGCATTTGCCATACTTATACGGCAGATGGGCGGTGCGTATCGCTGCTCAAAGTATTGATGACCAATCATTGCATTTATGACTGTGCCTACTGTGTGTCCCGCAAAAGCAATGATATCAAAAGAGCTGCGTTCACTGTACAGGAAATTGTTGACCTGACCATCAACTTTTATCGCCGTAATTATATAGAAGGGCTTTTCCTCAGCTCCGGCATTTTTAAAGATCCTGACTATACCATGGAGCGATTAGTGCTGGTAGCCAAAAAGTTACGTACAGAACACCGGTTCAATGGATATATCCACCTGAAAGCAATACCTGGAATCAGTCCGGAACTGACTCATGAAGCAGGACTTTATGCGGATCGCTTAAGTGTTAACCTCGAAATACCCACAGAGGCAGGGCTTAAACTGCTCGCACCGGAAAAAGACCGGGCCGCAATGATACGCCCCATGCGCTATCTGCAACAGGAAATCACCCGCTTTGAATCCGAACAGCAGACCATGAAACATGTACCCAAGTTTGCACCGGCAGGCCAAAGTACCCAACTGATCGTTGGCGCAGGCCAGGAAACAGATCGCGATATTATCAGCCTGGCCGATCACTTCTACCGCCAATTCCGGCTCAAACGTGTCTATTATTCAGGCTATGTACCGGTAACAACAGATGCTCGCTTACCCGCCCTCCAAAGTAAAGTTCCCTTAATCCGGGAACATCGGCTATATCAGGCAGATTGGTTATTAAGATTTTATGGATTCGGACCACAGGAATTGTTATCAGATCAGCATCCCGACCTGGACCAGGATGTAGACCCTAAATTAGGGTGGGCATTAAGGAACCTCCACTGGTTCCCTGTAGATATCAACCGGGCAGACCGCCTCCTGCTGGCCAGAGTGCCTGGTATCGGAATGCCTACCGTAAAACGCATCTGTGAAGCAAGACGTTTCGGCGATCTGAACTGGGAACAGGTAAAAAAAATGGGGATCATGGCCAATCGCGCACAATATTTTGTGTCCTGTAAAGGTCTTCCTCCTTCACGTGGCGATCTCAACGCCCAACAAATCAAACGACGTATCATTGACCCGGCAGCACAACAACTATCCTTGTTCTGA